In Gemmata obscuriglobus, a single genomic region encodes these proteins:
- a CDS encoding hybrid sensor histidine kinase/response regulator, with product MSNAAGANRAGRVVELAALARGAIHRRTDRTFAVLLLLQWFAMVALAVWVSPRTWSGADSRTHPHIWAAVALGGLVVSLPVALALRRPGATSTRCVIAAAQMLSAGVLIHLTGGRIETHFHVFGSLAFLALYRDWRVLLVASAVTALDHIARGLAWPESVYGTVAGADWRWVEHAGWVVFLDVFLGASCWWGERDLTRTAQREAELEAAHATVEERIRERTAELWQQEERFRSAFDSAAIGMAILTPEGRFVRVNRVLCDTVGYTDEQLLQCAFEAVTHPDDRPADAAFTARMISGEIASYQREKRYVHKAGSVVWVQVNVSLVRDAAGRPHHVVSQILDITARKEWEEVLRRATAAAEAASRAKSEFLANMSHEIRTPMNGIVGMTELLLETRLTPEQRESVGLVKSSADALLTVINDILDFSKIEAGKLDLDPLPFSLRDMVGDTLKALAGRAHAKGLELACELLPDLPDVLLGDAHRLRQVLTNLVGNAIKFTDRGEVLVRCERVPESGDAVVLRFSVTDTGIGIPGEKLKAVFEPFTQADGSTTRKYGGTGLGLTICQRLVGLMGGRLWAESESGKGSTFSFDARLELAKGAFARAAETPVDLTDFPILIVDDNATNRRVLAETVRHWGAKPTCSASGPEGLDELRWAAATGKPFPLVLLDGMMPGLDGFSTAERIVGDSELAGTAVLMLTSADRQGDAARCREIGVAAYLVKPVKSAELSRAIAAALRGTCALNASPADSRTPREAAGRGPAPQGPRLRVLVAEDNPVNQRVVLRLLEKFGHAVTMTADGRQAVDALSREPFDIVLMDVQMPEMDGFEATQVIRRREAGTGRHTLIVAMTAHAMKGDRERCLIAGMDDYVSKPVQRSELTRVLDRATATATVTANVATPGPAIPAGAAEPAFDRAGAVERLAGDEELFTEVAGLFRSDSERFLEELREAVSGGDAVAVRRAAHGLKGAAGYLSAKPVVDTAQALEAIGATGNLSTAPVALERLTCEVRRLTAALAAAPELAPG from the coding sequence ATGTCGAACGCAGCAGGAGCGAACCGGGCCGGGCGCGTCGTCGAACTGGCGGCGCTGGCTCGCGGGGCGATCCACCGGCGCACGGACCGCACGTTCGCTGTGCTGTTGCTGCTCCAATGGTTCGCGATGGTGGCGCTGGCGGTGTGGGTGTCGCCGCGCACCTGGTCCGGGGCCGACAGCCGCACGCACCCACACATCTGGGCGGCAGTCGCCTTGGGCGGGTTGGTCGTTTCGCTGCCGGTAGCTCTGGCGCTGCGGCGCCCGGGAGCGACCAGCACCCGGTGTGTGATCGCGGCCGCACAGATGCTCTCCGCCGGGGTCCTGATCCACCTGACCGGCGGGCGCATCGAGACCCACTTCCACGTGTTCGGGTCGCTCGCGTTCCTGGCCCTGTACCGCGACTGGCGGGTGCTGCTGGTGGCGTCCGCGGTGACCGCCCTGGACCACATCGCGCGCGGGCTCGCGTGGCCCGAGTCCGTCTACGGAACCGTTGCCGGGGCCGACTGGCGGTGGGTCGAACACGCCGGCTGGGTGGTGTTCCTGGACGTGTTCCTCGGCGCGTCGTGCTGGTGGGGCGAGCGCGACCTGACCCGCACGGCCCAGCGCGAAGCGGAACTGGAAGCGGCCCACGCGACCGTCGAGGAGCGGATCCGCGAGCGCACCGCCGAGTTGTGGCAGCAGGAAGAGCGGTTCCGCAGCGCGTTCGACAGCGCCGCGATCGGGATGGCGATCCTCACCCCCGAGGGCCGGTTCGTGCGCGTCAACCGCGTCCTGTGCGACACGGTCGGATACACCGATGAGCAACTGTTACAGTGCGCGTTCGAGGCCGTCACCCACCCGGACGACCGGCCCGCGGACGCGGCGTTTACGGCCCGGATGATCTCCGGCGAGATCGCCAGCTACCAGCGCGAGAAGCGGTACGTCCACAAGGCCGGGTCGGTCGTGTGGGTGCAGGTCAACGTGTCGCTGGTGCGCGACGCGGCGGGCCGACCGCACCACGTGGTGTCGCAGATCCTCGACATCACCGCCCGCAAGGAGTGGGAAGAGGTGCTCCGGCGGGCGACCGCGGCGGCGGAGGCGGCGAGCCGCGCGAAGAGCGAGTTTCTGGCGAACATGAGCCACGAGATTCGCACCCCCATGAACGGAATCGTGGGGATGACGGAGCTGCTGCTGGAGACCCGGCTGACCCCCGAGCAGCGGGAGTCGGTAGGGCTGGTCAAGTCGTCCGCCGACGCGCTGCTGACGGTGATCAACGACATCCTCGACTTCTCCAAGATCGAGGCCGGCAAGCTGGACCTGGATCCGCTCCCGTTCTCGCTCCGGGACATGGTCGGGGACACGCTCAAGGCGCTCGCCGGGCGGGCCCACGCGAAGGGCCTCGAACTGGCTTGCGAGTTGCTCCCCGATTTGCCGGACGTGCTCCTCGGGGACGCCCACCGGCTGCGCCAGGTTCTGACCAACCTGGTGGGCAACGCGATCAAGTTCACCGACCGCGGCGAGGTCCTCGTTCGGTGCGAGCGGGTGCCCGAATCGGGGGACGCGGTGGTGCTGCGGTTCAGCGTCACGGACACGGGGATCGGGATTCCCGGTGAAAAGCTGAAGGCGGTGTTCGAGCCGTTCACCCAGGCGGACGGGAGCACCACCCGCAAGTACGGGGGCACCGGGCTCGGGCTCACCATCTGCCAGCGACTGGTGGGGCTCATGGGGGGCCGGTTGTGGGCCGAGAGCGAGTCCGGAAAGGGGAGCACGTTCTCGTTCGACGCGCGCCTGGAACTGGCCAAAGGGGCCTTCGCCCGCGCGGCCGAAACGCCCGTGGACCTCACCGACTTTCCGATCCTGATTGTGGACGACAACGCGACCAACCGGCGGGTTCTGGCCGAGACGGTGCGCCACTGGGGCGCGAAGCCGACGTGCTCGGCGAGCGGGCCGGAGGGCCTTGACGAGCTGCGCTGGGCCGCCGCAACCGGGAAGCCGTTTCCGCTGGTGCTGCTCGACGGGATGATGCCCGGGTTGGACGGGTTCTCGACCGCCGAGCGGATCGTGGGCGATTCGGAGTTGGCGGGCACCGCGGTGCTCATGCTCACGTCCGCGGACCGCCAGGGCGACGCGGCCCGGTGCCGCGAGATCGGGGTGGCCGCGTACCTGGTGAAGCCCGTCAAGAGCGCCGAACTGAGCCGGGCCATCGCGGCGGCGCTCCGCGGCACCTGTGCCCTAAACGCCTCGCCCGCCGATTCACGGACGCCGCGCGAGGCCGCGGGCCGGGGCCCAGCGCCGCAGGGGCCGCGGCTGCGGGTGCTGGTGGCCGAGGACAACCCGGTGAACCAGCGGGTCGTCCTCCGGCTGCTGGAGAAGTTCGGACACGCGGTCACCATGACCGCCGACGGGCGCCAGGCGGTCGACGCGCTAAGCCGCGAACCGTTCGACATCGTGCTGATGGACGTGCAGATGCCAGAAATGGACGGATTCGAGGCGACCCAGGTGATCCGCCGGCGCGAGGCGGGAACCGGGCGCCACACGCTCATCGTGGCAATGACCGCGCACGCCATGAAAGGCGACCGCGAGCGGTGCCTTATCGCGGGCATGGATGATTACGTGAGCAAGCCCGTCCAACGGTCCGAGCTGACCCGGGTGTTGGACCGGGCGACGGCGACGGCGACCGTGACTGCAAACGTAGCTACACCCGGACCAGCGATACCGGCCGGGGCCGCGGAGCCGGCGTTCGATCGCGCCGGCGCGGTCGAACGCCTGGCCGGCGACGAGGAGCTGTTCACCGAGGTGGCAGGGCTCTTCCGTTCGGACTCGGAGCGGTTCCTTGAGGAGTTGCGCGAGGCCGTCAGCGGCGGGGACGCGGTGGCGGTCCGCCGTGCGGCGCACGGTCTCAAGGGGGCGGCTGGGTATCTGAGCGCGAAGCCGGTGGTGGACACGGCACAGGCGCTGGAGGCGATCGGCGCGACAGGCAATTTGAGTACCGCTCCGGTCGCGCTGGAGCGACTGACGTGTGAGGTGCGCCGCCTCACCGCCGCACTTGCGGCCGCGCCCGAACTGGCACCCGGCTAG
- a CDS encoding YHS domain-containing protein, protein MFQRTAALAALAAGILALASAAGLAQPNKKAKPDDAAKVKKALQEVQDFVGTWNLEGTQKVGGKTDAWKEKVAWGWKFKDGEAWIAVEFAEGKGKYFSGGELRYNLDKKKYVLALTPSGKGEAQTFEGDIAKGALKVDRKDAKTGDVYRVTMNTIAEGARFAMKYEKQDGGKGLFSTVHQMSGSKDGESFAGGAKKPECIVSGGSANIPVTYMGKTYYVCCSGCRDEFNADPAKYVKGK, encoded by the coding sequence ATGTTCCAGCGGACCGCCGCCCTTGCCGCGCTTGCGGCCGGCATTCTCGCGCTGGCCTCGGCCGCCGGCCTGGCCCAACCGAACAAGAAGGCCAAGCCCGACGACGCGGCGAAGGTCAAAAAGGCGCTGCAAGAGGTTCAGGACTTCGTCGGCACGTGGAACCTCGAAGGCACCCAGAAGGTGGGGGGCAAAACGGACGCCTGGAAGGAAAAGGTGGCCTGGGGGTGGAAGTTCAAGGACGGGGAGGCGTGGATCGCGGTCGAGTTCGCGGAGGGAAAGGGCAAGTACTTCTCCGGCGGCGAACTGCGGTACAACCTGGACAAGAAAAAGTACGTGCTCGCGCTCACCCCGAGCGGCAAGGGAGAGGCCCAGACGTTTGAAGGTGACATCGCCAAGGGCGCGCTGAAAGTGGACCGCAAGGACGCCAAGACCGGCGACGTGTACCGCGTGACGATGAACACTATTGCAGAGGGCGCGCGGTTCGCCATGAAATACGAAAAACAGGACGGCGGAAAAGGGCTTTTCTCGACGGTTCATCAAATGTCAGGGAGCAAGGACGGAGAGTCGTTCGCGGGCGGCGCGAAGAAGCCCGAGTGCATCGTGTCGGGTGGGTCGGCGAACATCCCGGTCACGTACATGGGCAAGACGTACTACGTGTGCTGCTCCGGGTGCCGCGACGAGTTCAACGCCGATCCAGCCAAGTACGTGAAAGGCAAGTAG